One window of Pyxicephalus adspersus chromosome 4, UCB_Pads_2.0, whole genome shotgun sequence genomic DNA carries:
- the HDDC2 gene encoding 5'-deoxynucleotidase HDDC2 isoform X3, with protein MTATSQVSLRRLGFESVMAAASCASAAGRNLLQFMKLLGQLKRTPRTGWVYRQVEKPESVSDHMYRMAVIAMLTADNKLNKDRCIRLALVHDMAESIVGDIAPADNVSKEEKHRKEKVFDQVGSGLEATLDSCYRLPVRLGHTLTHGGLFCLSNHCWELFLDYIFFFSSGNYRNISLG; from the exons ATGACGGCGACTTCCCAGGTATCTTTACGCCGACTCGGATTTGAGAGCGTTATGGCTGCCGCCAGTTGTGCCAGTGCTGCGGGGAGGAATCTTTTACAGTTTATGAAGTTATTAGGGCAGCTGAAG AGAACACCAAGGACAGGATGGGTATACCGCCAAGTGGAAAAACCAGAAAGTGTTTCTGATCATATGTATAGGATGGCAGTCATAGCAATGCTGACAGCAgacaataaactaaataaagaCAG GTGTATTCGACTTGCTCTTGTTCATGATATGGCTGAAAGCATTGTGGGTGACATAGCTCCCGCTGACAACGTTTCCAAAGAAGagaaacatagaaaagaaaag GTTTTTGACCAAGTGGGCTCTGGACTGGAGGCAACTCTTGATTCTTGTTATAGGTTACCTGTTCGTCTTGGGCACACTCTGACGCATGGAGGACTTTTCTGCCTATCCAACCACTGTTGGGAACtctttttagattacattttcttcttttcaagtGGAAACTACAGGAACATTTCTTTGGGATAA